The Nostoc sp. 'Lobaria pulmonaria (5183) cyanobiont' genome window below encodes:
- a CDS encoding bifunctional sterol desaturase/short chain dehydrogenase, translating into MIKMLENLIGIETSLQINWVWLNASLEFASWALFSLLLAEILRDSYHALCHQVNWLAKWHNKHHAAYRRDLSIVSLKVYQESQLYHDILESSLLLVVLIVIALIVQHKGLWLGVAYACTFLYGASVRYFQGKIDTDYNHLPGPLETVPSIWWVNRSYHWRHHFDNVNAYYSGVFPLVDKILGTGLSLKGKTIALTGASGALGQALAAELVKNNAKVVALTTNPEKLVKQVGVKVVSWELGNEANLKDSLEKVDILIINHGVNVYASRTPEAINSSYEVNTFSALRLIDIFLTTVTGPQAKATKEIWVNTSEAEVSPALSPLYELSKRALGDIVTLKRLDGDCVIRKLILGPFKSQLNPYGVMSAQQVARAILFFARRDFRNIIVAINPLTYLLFPLKETSTSLYYRLFSRTAKSEQDLRKQ; encoded by the coding sequence ATGATAAAAATGCTAGAAAACTTGATAGGAATTGAAACAAGCTTACAAATTAATTGGGTTTGGCTAAATGCCAGCTTAGAGTTTGCTAGTTGGGCACTTTTCTCACTTTTACTTGCTGAGATATTGAGAGACAGTTACCATGCTTTGTGTCACCAAGTCAATTGGCTTGCTAAATGGCACAACAAGCACCATGCAGCTTATCGCCGCGATTTATCGATAGTTTCCCTGAAAGTTTACCAAGAATCTCAGCTTTATCACGACATTTTAGAATCGAGTCTACTGCTGGTGGTATTGATAGTCATTGCCTTAATTGTCCAACATAAGGGGTTATGGCTGGGAGTAGCTTACGCTTGCACCTTTTTGTATGGCGCGTCTGTGCGATATTTTCAAGGAAAAATTGATACAGATTACAACCACCTACCCGGCCCTTTAGAGACAGTTCCATCCATTTGGTGGGTAAATCGCTCTTACCATTGGCGGCATCATTTTGATAATGTTAACGCCTACTACAGTGGTGTCTTTCCCCTAGTGGATAAAATTCTTGGTACAGGACTATCTCTCAAAGGTAAAACCATTGCTTTAACCGGAGCATCAGGAGCGTTGGGGCAAGCGTTGGCAGCTGAACTTGTAAAGAATAATGCTAAAGTCGTGGCATTAACCACTAATCCAGAAAAATTAGTAAAGCAAGTTGGGGTAAAGGTGGTTTCCTGGGAGTTGGGCAACGAAGCCAATCTGAAGGATAGTTTAGAGAAAGTAGATATTTTAATTATCAATCATGGAGTCAATGTCTATGCCAGCCGCACACCGGAGGCTATCAACTCCTCTTATGAAGTGAATACCTTTTCAGCATTGCGGTTGATAGATATATTTTTGACAACTGTAACAGGCCCACAAGCAAAAGCAACCAAGGAAATCTGGGTAAACACTTCTGAGGCTGAGGTTTCTCCCGCACTGAGTCCACTTTATGAACTCAGCAAAAGAGCGCTAGGAGATATTGTCACCCTCAAGCGTTTAGATGGGGATTGTGTAATTCGCAAGTTAATTCTTGGCCCATTTAAGAGTCAACTTAATCCTTATGGAGTGATGTCTGCACAGCAAGTTGCTCGTGCAATCTTATTTTTCGCCCGACGAGACTTCCGAAATATTATTGTGGCAATAAATCCTCTCACCTATCTGCTGTTTCCCTTAAAGGAAACTAGTACGTCACTATACTATCGACTCTTCAGCCGGACAGCGAAAAGCGAACAGGACTTACGCAAACAATAG
- a CDS encoding fatty acid desaturase family protein — protein MFNDAIIQSELLDDKADNKQNLYKILTVQELSLLNDRSNSKGLVQLVFHLTVMGCSGYLWATNFGNWSVAIPALIIYGFSLASMFAPMHECVHRTAFANNRLNDAVAWFSGLLSFYNSTFFRRYHKWHHRYTRVPDKDPELTDPKPSNLGKYLLIISGLPWWWGKIHGHFQVATGQFDNFPFVPEAARAEVMRSTRWQLGIYAGAIALSIVVNQPWFFLYWLLPMLVGEPILRFILLAEHTGCTLDANLLTNTRTTLTLWCIRFFMWNMPFHAEHHLYASIPFHALPKAHQQLSKHFTHIEPGYLKVNWDIITNS, from the coding sequence ATGTTTAATGACGCAATTATTCAATCTGAATTATTAGATGACAAAGCTGATAATAAGCAAAACCTCTATAAAATTCTCACTGTACAAGAATTAAGTCTTCTAAACGATCGCTCCAACAGCAAAGGGCTAGTTCAACTAGTTTTTCATCTCACTGTTATGGGTTGCAGTGGCTACCTATGGGCAACAAACTTTGGTAATTGGTCAGTGGCTATACCAGCACTGATAATCTACGGCTTCAGTCTGGCTTCGATGTTTGCACCAATGCATGAATGCGTTCACAGAACGGCTTTCGCTAACAATCGTTTGAATGATGCTGTGGCTTGGTTTTCCGGTTTGCTCTCATTTTACAACAGCACGTTTTTTCGCCGCTATCATAAATGGCATCACCGTTACACTCGCGTTCCTGACAAAGATCCAGAATTGACCGATCCCAAACCGAGTAACCTGGGCAAATACTTGTTGATAATTAGCGGTTTACCGTGGTGGTGGGGTAAAATACACGGGCATTTTCAAGTTGCCACTGGTCAATTTGACAATTTTCCATTTGTCCCAGAAGCAGCACGAGCCGAAGTTATGCGTTCTACACGTTGGCAATTAGGTATTTATGCAGGTGCTATCGCTCTTTCAATTGTAGTTAATCAGCCTTGGTTTTTCCTCTATTGGCTGCTACCTATGCTTGTCGGTGAGCCAATTCTCCGTTTTATTCTGCTAGCAGAACATACAGGTTGCACTCTTGATGCAAATCTGCTCACCAATACGCGCACAACCCTCACACTTTGGTGTATACGATTTTTTATGTGGAATATGCCATTTCATGCAGAGCATCATTTGTACGCATCAATTCCGTTCCACGCGCTACCAAAAGCACATCAGCAATTGAGCAAACACTTTACCCACATTGAACCTGGATATCTGAAAGTCAACTGGGATATTATAACTAATTCGTAA
- a CDS encoding DUF2141 domain-containing protein, translating to MVKSLRVSMLLLAVMGNLAWSFSAKANFSGKLTVEIDGLKNKQGQICASIFASSEGFPSDRDRVLQKQCTKITENPLFITFNNLKAGSYAVAVFHDQNNDHTLNTNIFGIPREGFGFSSNPEIRTRAPKFSEAAFLVAGPDTNIKIQLKYF from the coding sequence ATGGTTAAAAGCTTAAGAGTTAGTATGCTGCTATTGGCAGTGATGGGAAATTTGGCATGGTCATTTAGTGCCAAGGCAAATTTTAGCGGCAAACTCACCGTGGAAATTGATGGCTTGAAGAATAAACAAGGACAAATATGTGCCAGTATATTTGCTAGCAGTGAAGGATTTCCTAGCGATCGCGATCGCGTCTTACAAAAGCAGTGTACCAAAATTACTGAAAATCCCTTATTCATTACCTTTAACAACTTGAAAGCAGGTAGCTACGCCGTTGCTGTCTTCCACGATCAAAATAATGACCACACTCTTAATACCAACATTTTTGGTATACCAAGGGAAGGTTTTGGATTTTCCAGCAACCCAGAAATTCGCACAAGAGCGCCTAAATTTAGCGAAGCAGCATTTTTAGTGGCAGGGCCAGATACCAATATCAAAATCCAGTTGAAATATTTTTAA
- a CDS encoding cytochrome P450: MLSQLPNCITSPSWWQLIGWIADPIGFQQKYSQEYGDIFSMQLGGLSSYVILSHPQAIQEVFSQDSKFDIGRGNRLAEPLIGRNSLMLIDGARHRRERKLLMPPFHGEKLQTYAQQICLITEQIASQWQINQPFVARSAMQKVSLELILQIVFGLSEGERYQLILPLLTSWLDMTDSPLRSSMLFFPFLQQDWGKWTPWGQMKSRQSYIHELLQAEIEEKRTKNDRSQGDVLSLMMAARDENGQAMTDDELKDELLTILFAGHETTATTLAWAFYQIHRNSDVLLKLQQELDSLGENPNPMQIAQLPYLSAVCQETLRMYPVLPGLFPRITKSSINIAGYQFPPETTLMISIYLLHHREDLYPNPQQFNPERFLGRQYSPWEFIPFGGGSRRCLGYALALLEIKLVLATVLSNYQLTLVENKPIKLQRRGFTLAPNGGVRMMAIKKR, from the coding sequence ATGCTTAGTCAATTACCGAATTGCATTACTAGCCCTTCGTGGTGGCAACTGATTGGATGGATTGCCGATCCGATTGGATTTCAGCAAAAGTATAGTCAAGAGTATGGAGATATTTTTTCCATGCAACTAGGTGGACTCAGTTCTTATGTAATTCTTAGCCATCCCCAAGCCATTCAAGAAGTTTTCAGTCAAGATTCTAAATTTGATATTGGTCGTGGTAATAGACTTGCAGAGCCTTTGATTGGGCGAAATTCTCTCATGTTAATAGATGGTGCCCGCCATCGACGAGAACGAAAATTATTAATGCCCCCCTTTCATGGAGAAAAGCTACAGACTTATGCTCAACAAATCTGCTTAATTACCGAGCAAATCGCCAGTCAATGGCAAATCAATCAACCTTTTGTAGCTCGTTCTGCCATGCAGAAAGTTAGTCTAGAACTAATTTTACAAATTGTCTTTGGTTTAAGTGAAGGGGAACGCTATCAACTAATTTTACCTCTCCTTACTAGTTGGTTGGATATGACTGATTCTCCTTTGCGCTCCAGTATGCTATTTTTCCCATTCTTACAACAAGATTGGGGAAAATGGACTCCTTGGGGGCAGATGAAAAGTAGACAAAGCTATATTCATGAGCTACTTCAAGCCGAAATTGAAGAAAAAAGAACAAAGAACGATCGGAGCCAGGGTGATGTTCTGAGCTTGATGATGGCAGCACGGGATGAAAATGGGCAAGCAATGACCGACGATGAATTAAAAGATGAATTGCTGACAATTTTATTTGCTGGACATGAAACTACTGCAACAACGCTAGCGTGGGCTTTCTATCAAATTCACCGAAATTCAGATGTTCTCTTAAAATTGCAGCAGGAACTCGACAGCTTGGGAGAAAATCCTAACCCGATGCAAATTGCCCAACTTCCTTACTTAAGCGCAGTTTGCCAAGAAACCCTGCGGATGTATCCAGTCTTGCCAGGGCTTTTCCCACGCATTACCAAATCATCCATAAATATTGCCGGATACCAGTTTCCTCCTGAGACAACTTTAATGATAAGTATTTACCTTTTGCATCACCGGGAAGACTTGTATCCTAATCCTCAACAATTTAATCCCGAACGTTTTTTAGGACGCCAGTATTCCCCTTGGGAGTTCATTCCTTTTGGTGGCGGAAGTCGGCGCTGTTTAGGATATGCCCTTGCTCTGTTAGAAATCAAATTAGTCCTGGCAACAGTTTTATCTAATTATCAACTTACCTTAGTAGAAAATAAACCGATTAAACTGCAACGACGTGGATTTACCCTTGCTCCGAATGGTGGAGTTCGGATGATGGCTATTAAAAAACGATAA
- a CDS encoding peptidoglycan-binding protein → MRLCRSSILIFTCFSCVGFYPNRSSAATLNLAPEILELAQASSTVTASPAVLRYGSRNLDVQRLQTQLKQLGYYSGVVDGEYNTNTEIAVTKFQKVKGLKVDGIAGPATQEKLQAAMEAKKQFVTSPKVTSIAPTSAKPKPTERGFVWWLIFAIGVLGCTGALIYLLRWFQKVKQVQKSEISKPKSLSEANKDPITPPLLETVTSLQTTTPPLSPQLLLPEKTSRLAKLNIVDELIQDLRSSDPTKRRKAIWDLGQQGDSRAIQHLVDLIIDADSQESSLILAALSEIGIRTLKPMNRALAISIQDESPQVRQNAIRDLTRVYDMMGQMSQMLHHALEDPDADVQATARYALTQMNRIRGLPEQQSLQEDSDNDLEQ, encoded by the coding sequence ATGAGGCTATGCCGTTCCTCAATTCTGATATTTACCTGTTTTTCTTGCGTGGGTTTTTACCCAAATCGCTCAAGCGCAGCCACACTTAACCTAGCACCTGAAATTTTAGAACTTGCACAAGCCAGTTCGACAGTTACTGCTAGTCCGGCCGTTTTGAGATATGGTAGTCGAAATTTAGATGTGCAGAGACTACAAACCCAATTAAAGCAGTTGGGATACTACAGTGGCGTGGTAGATGGAGAGTACAACACTAATACGGAAATCGCTGTAACTAAATTCCAGAAAGTAAAGGGTTTAAAAGTGGATGGGATTGCTGGCCCGGCAACTCAGGAGAAACTGCAAGCAGCAATGGAGGCTAAAAAGCAGTTTGTCACCTCTCCAAAAGTTACCTCTATTGCTCCAACTTCTGCAAAACCCAAACCAACCGAAAGAGGTTTTGTCTGGTGGTTAATATTTGCCATTGGAGTTCTAGGATGTACTGGCGCACTTATTTATCTGCTGAGGTGGTTTCAGAAGGTCAAGCAAGTGCAAAAGTCCGAAATATCAAAGCCTAAAAGTTTGAGTGAAGCTAACAAAGACCCGATTACACCACCTTTACTGGAGACTGTCACTAGTTTACAAACAACTACACCACCACTTTCCCCACAATTACTGCTACCAGAAAAAACTTCCCGTCTTGCTAAACTCAATATCGTTGACGAATTAATTCAAGATTTACGCAGTTCTGACCCAACGAAGCGGCGCAAGGCTATTTGGGATTTAGGTCAGCAGGGAGATTCGCGGGCTATTCAGCATCTGGTTGACCTGATAATTGATGCCGATTCTCAAGAAAGTAGCTTAATTTTAGCAGCTTTGTCAGAAATTGGCATCCGCACACTCAAACCGATGAACCGTGCTTTAGCAATTTCCATTCAAGATGAAAGTCCACAAGTGCGGCAAAATGCGATCCGTGACCTGACGCGCGTTTATGACATGATGGGTCAAATGAGTCAGATGTTGCACCATGCGCTAGAAGACCCAGATGCCGATGTGCAAGCAACAGCACGATATGCTTTAACTCAGATGAATCGAATACGTGGCTTGCCGGAACAACAGAGTCTACAGGAAGATTCAGACAATGATTTAGAACAATAA
- a CDS encoding DMT family transporter, with protein sequence MQLKLSASRLPFAPLLLIAPFFLWGTAMVAMKGVIPHTTPLFMAGVRLIPAGMLILIAAAFMGKPQPKGWAAWLWIALFALVDGTLFQGFLAEGLVRTSAGLGSVMIDSQPLAVALLSLWLFQEHIGFWGWLGLGLGVTGISLIGLPDEWILHFFDSGANITIGNWQDLFASGEWLMLLAALSMAVGTVLIRFVCRHTDPVSATGWHMILGGLPLWGISSVVESQQWENLGGSDFMALGYATVFGSAIAYGLFFYFASSGSLTSLSSLTFLTPVFALLFGNLFLSEVLSPLQWVGVFLTLISIYLINQRDTLAGQKDTVTVGEIANIQQPVLETSAKKLSSISLAVKESEPKILP encoded by the coding sequence ATGCAACTGAAACTCAGTGCATCTCGACTTCCCTTCGCCCCCCTCTTGTTAATCGCCCCCTTTTTCCTATGGGGGACGGCAATGGTAGCCATGAAAGGAGTGATACCCCATACCACACCGCTATTCATGGCAGGTGTACGTCTGATACCAGCAGGGATGTTAATTCTGATTGCAGCAGCATTCATGGGTAAACCCCAGCCGAAGGGTTGGGCTGCATGGCTGTGGATTGCCTTATTTGCCCTAGTAGATGGGACGCTGTTTCAAGGCTTTTTGGCAGAGGGATTAGTCAGAACTAGTGCAGGGTTAGGGTCTGTGATGATTGACTCGCAACCCTTGGCTGTCGCCTTGCTGTCGTTGTGGCTATTCCAAGAACACATTGGTTTTTGGGGATGGCTGGGGCTAGGCTTGGGAGTTACAGGCATTAGTTTAATTGGCTTACCCGATGAGTGGATTTTACATTTTTTTGACTCAGGCGCAAATATCACAATTGGCAACTGGCAAGATTTGTTTGCTAGTGGCGAGTGGTTAATGCTGTTAGCAGCGCTATCAATGGCAGTGGGAACAGTGTTGATTCGGTTTGTGTGCCGACATACTGACCCTGTAAGCGCTACGGGATGGCACATGATTTTGGGCGGATTGCCACTATGGGGAATTTCATCAGTTGTTGAATCCCAGCAGTGGGAAAATCTGGGAGGATCTGATTTCATGGCTTTGGGTTATGCTACCGTATTTGGCAGTGCGATCGCTTATGGGTTATTCTTCTACTTTGCCTCTAGTGGCAGTCTTACGAGTCTTAGTTCTCTCACCTTCCTGACACCTGTCTTTGCGCTACTATTCGGCAATCTTTTCCTCTCAGAAGTTCTCAGTCCGTTGCAGTGGGTAGGAGTATTTCTCACTTTAATCAGCATCTATCTGATTAACCAACGTGATACTCTAGCAGGACAAAAGGACACAGTTACTGTCGGCGAGATAGCTAATATACAGCAACCAGTTTTAGAAACATCTGCTAAAAAATTGAGTTCTATAAGCCTAGCAGTTAAAGAATCTGAACCAAAAATATTACCCTAA
- a CDS encoding hybrid sensor histidine kinase/response regulator: MTNEEVEEICLDDILITEELSRRVPRTTDLKEENDALHTLVRQLVEQPQIMLKKLVKITTQLCQAESAGVSLLEVTPNGENICRWYTLAGMLEVYEQTPTLYSCSFCGFCLERQTPQLFSYPERYFTYLQEFKPTIVELLVVPLLIANQPLGTIWIVSHDQHRQFDQEDLRLMKSLANFTAAALYSSNARQAAEESARREQAARAVSEAAQNAAEQANRLKDEFLAVLSHELRSPLNPILGWAKLLQTRKFDEEKTAYALATIERNAKLQSQLMEDLLDVSRILQSKLSLKVSSVDLSAVIEVALDTVQLAAQAKSVQLKTKFEPNVGQILGDPSRLQQVVWNLLSNAVKFTPSEGQVEIRLERVGTQAQIQVSDTGKGIEPEFLPHVFDYFRQADNTTTRTFGGLGLGLAIVRQIVELHGGTVHAESEGDEKGATFIVLLPIKSVEPQTSEDKVLPESSPNLEGVNVLVVDDEVDTRDLIVFILQQYGATVRAFASASLALDAFALDKPDILLSDIGMPEMDGYMLIRQIRSLPPQQGGEISAIALTAYAGETNEQQILQAGFQKHLTKPIEPDKLALVIASLVK, from the coding sequence ATGACGAATGAGGAAGTGGAGGAAATATGTTTAGACGATATTCTTATCACTGAAGAGTTGTCCCGTCGAGTTCCCAGAACCACTGACCTTAAGGAAGAAAACGATGCACTTCATACCCTGGTACGGCAACTAGTTGAGCAGCCTCAAATTATGCTCAAAAAGCTTGTAAAAATAACTACTCAATTGTGTCAGGCAGAATCAGCAGGTGTCAGCTTACTTGAGGTGACTCCAAACGGGGAAAATATCTGCCGCTGGTACACACTAGCCGGGATGTTAGAAGTGTATGAACAAACTCCCACTCTTTACAGCTGTAGTTTCTGCGGCTTCTGCCTAGAACGTCAAACCCCCCAGCTTTTTTCCTATCCAGAACGGTATTTCACCTACTTGCAAGAGTTTAAGCCAACAATCGTCGAGCTCCTGGTGGTACCTTTATTGATTGCCAATCAACCACTTGGCACGATTTGGATTGTATCCCACGATCAGCATCGGCAGTTTGATCAAGAAGACTTGCGGCTGATGAAAAGCCTCGCAAATTTTACCGCCGCCGCCCTTTACAGTAGCAATGCCCGTCAAGCAGCCGAAGAATCTGCACGGCGTGAGCAAGCCGCCCGTGCCGTTAGCGAAGCCGCACAAAATGCAGCTGAACAAGCCAATCGTCTTAAAGATGAGTTCCTCGCTGTTCTATCTCACGAACTGCGTTCCCCCCTCAACCCGATTCTGGGCTGGGCAAAACTCCTGCAAACCCGCAAATTTGATGAAGAAAAGACGGCTTATGCTTTAGCAACTATTGAGCGCAATGCCAAGTTGCAGTCTCAGCTAATGGAAGATTTACTGGATGTTTCCCGGATTCTTCAAAGCAAACTCAGCTTAAAAGTATCCTCTGTTGACCTGTCGGCCGTCATTGAAGTAGCCCTTGATACTGTGCAGCTAGCGGCTCAAGCTAAGTCAGTTCAACTGAAGACGAAATTTGAACCGAATGTAGGGCAAATTTTGGGCGATCCCAGTCGCTTGCAGCAAGTCGTCTGGAATTTGCTCTCTAACGCCGTTAAGTTCACACCGTCCGAGGGTCAGGTGGAAATACGACTTGAGCGCGTGGGTACACAAGCGCAAATCCAAGTGAGTGACACGGGTAAGGGGATTGAGCCAGAATTTCTGCCTCATGTGTTTGATTACTTCCGTCAAGCTGACAATACCACAACAAGAACCTTTGGCGGCTTGGGGCTTGGTTTAGCGATCGTTCGTCAAATCGTTGAACTGCACGGTGGAACAGTCCACGCAGAAAGTGAGGGAGATGAAAAAGGTGCCACCTTTATTGTGTTGTTACCCATCAAGAGTGTCGAGCCTCAAACAAGTGAAGACAAGGTTTTGCCTGAGAGTTCCCCTAACCTTGAGGGGGTAAATGTGCTAGTCGTGGACGATGAAGTTGACACCCGCGACCTCATAGTTTTCATTCTTCAACAGTATGGTGCTACTGTGCGTGCCTTCGCCTCAGCATCGCTTGCATTAGATGCCTTTGCACTCGATAAACCAGATATTCTCTTAAGTGATATTGGGATGCCAGAAATGGATGGCTATATGCTGATTCGGCAAATTCGATCGCTACCACCACAGCAAGGGGGAGAGATTAGTGCGATCGCCCTGACAGCTTATGCTGGAGAGACTAACGAGCAACAAATTCTCCAAGCAGGATTTCAAAAACATTTAACTAAGCCCATAGAACCAGACAAATTAGCTCTGGTAATTGCTAGCCTAGTGAAATAA
- a CDS encoding phosphoribosyltransferase, with amino-acid sequence MPDLYLSWSDYHQKIEQLAIQIYQSGWEFNQIICLARGGLRVGDILSRIYQQPLAILATSSYSGSGKQERGNLIFSHHLTMTAEKLGSRILLVDDLVDSGVTLQQTIPWLKQNNDFPIEEIRTAVLWYKARSFIAPDYYVDYLPDNPWIHQPFEHYEQMNPAELAAKVSQLC; translated from the coding sequence ATGCCAGACCTTTATCTTTCTTGGTCAGATTATCACCAAAAAATTGAACAACTGGCTATTCAGATTTATCAATCCGGTTGGGAATTTAACCAGATTATCTGTCTTGCTAGAGGAGGACTACGAGTTGGAGATATTCTTTCCCGTATATACCAGCAACCACTGGCAATTTTAGCAACCTCATCTTACAGTGGCTCTGGAAAGCAAGAAAGAGGTAATTTAATTTTCTCCCACCACTTAACGATGACTGCCGAAAAGTTAGGTTCGCGCATTCTCCTAGTGGATGACTTAGTAGACTCTGGGGTAACACTCCAACAGACTATACCTTGGCTCAAGCAAAATAATGATTTCCCCATTGAGGAAATTCGCACTGCCGTTCTTTGGTATAAAGCCCGTTCATTTATAGCACCCGATTATTATGTTGATTATCTGCCTGATAACCCCTGGATTCATCAACCTTTTGAACACTACGAGCAGATGAACCCCGCAGAACTTGCGGCTAAGGTAAGTCAACTGTGTTGA
- a CDS encoding Uma2 family endonuclease, producing the protein MTQALHKLVTFDEFVAQYPDNPQRRYELHDGVIVEMAQPTGHHEEVTGFLVRKLSVEFDRLNLLYLIPKTVFVKPLENESAYSPDVLILNQPNLINEPLWKKASTVSQAASIPLVVEVVSTNWRDDYHKKYADYEEMGIPEYWIVDYAALGGREFIGKPKQPTILVCCLEEGEYLINKFRGNDRIQSPTFPELNLTAEQIFRAGVVS; encoded by the coding sequence ATGACTCAAGCTTTACACAAACTAGTTACATTCGACGAATTTGTTGCTCAGTACCCAGACAACCCACAAAGACGTTATGAACTCCATGATGGAGTAATTGTTGAGATGGCACAACCAACAGGCCACCATGAAGAGGTTACAGGATTTTTGGTCAGAAAACTGAGTGTAGAATTTGACCGCTTAAATCTTCTCTATCTCATCCCAAAAACAGTATTTGTCAAACCACTTGAAAACGAATCAGCTTATTCACCAGATGTCCTTATACTAAATCAGCCCAATTTAATAAATGAACCTCTATGGAAAAAAGCATCTACTGTAAGTCAAGCTGCATCCATTCCTTTAGTGGTGGAGGTAGTGAGTACTAATTGGCGTGATGATTACCATAAAAAATACGCTGATTATGAGGAAATGGGAATTCCTGAATATTGGATTGTTGATTATGCCGCATTGGGCGGTAGAGAATTTATTGGCAAGCCAAAACAACCTACTATTTTGGTTTGCTGTTTAGAAGAAGGTGAGTATCTAATTAATAAATTTCGAGGCAATGACCGTATCCAATCACCAACTTTCCCAGAATTGAATTTAACCGCAGAACAAATTTTTCGCGCTGGTGTGGTCAGCTAA
- a CDS encoding MFS transporter yields the protein MNDYVADGDAQRDPLSQKLDFKTKLAYGAGDFGPAITANISVFFLLIFFTNVAGIPAGLAGSILMIGKIWDGVNDPVIGFLSDKTKSRRWGRRLPWMFYGAIPFGIFFWLQWTVPQFSANQSENIWPLFWYYVAIGIVSQSFYTVVNLPYTAMTPELTQDYDERTSLNSFRFTFSIGGSLLSLILTKIVFDNIHNPQQRYLVLAAICTVISILALYWCVFGVRDRILAFESKRIQAEEPASLPFFEQLKIVFSNRPFLFVIGIYLFSWLGVQITASIIPYFVVYYMGLKESDVPTLVIAVQGTALLMLFVWGALSKKIGKKVVYFLGMSLWIVAAAGLFFLQPGQIVLMYVMAVMAGIGVSTAYLIPWSMIPDVIELDELQTGQRREGIFYGFMVLLQKFGLAFGLFLVGNALQVAGFKESVAGRPLPMQPESALFAIRVAVGPIPTVCLIFGLILTYFYPITREMHAEIMLKLKERQEKRES from the coding sequence ATGAATGATTATGTCGCTGATGGCGATGCCCAACGAGATCCTCTAAGTCAAAAACTCGACTTTAAAACAAAACTGGCTTACGGTGCAGGGGATTTTGGTCCAGCAATTACTGCAAATATCTCTGTCTTTTTTCTGCTGATTTTCTTTACCAATGTCGCTGGTATTCCTGCGGGTTTAGCTGGCAGTATTCTGATGATTGGCAAAATCTGGGATGGGGTAAATGATCCGGTTATCGGGTTCCTGAGTGATAAAACAAAATCTCGTCGCTGGGGCCGTCGTCTTCCCTGGATGTTTTATGGAGCAATCCCTTTTGGAATTTTCTTCTGGTTGCAGTGGACTGTACCGCAATTTAGTGCAAATCAGAGTGAGAATATTTGGCCGCTGTTCTGGTATTACGTAGCGATTGGGATTGTATCTCAGTCCTTTTACACGGTTGTGAATTTGCCTTATACGGCGATGACTCCAGAACTAACTCAAGATTACGACGAACGCACCAGCCTTAACAGCTTTCGGTTCACATTTTCTATTGGTGGTAGCCTTCTGTCATTAATTTTAACGAAAATTGTTTTTGACAACATTCACAATCCCCAACAACGATATCTCGTTTTAGCAGCAATTTGTACGGTAATTTCGATTTTGGCATTATATTGGTGCGTTTTTGGAGTCCGCGATCGCATCCTGGCTTTTGAGTCCAAACGCATCCAAGCCGAAGAACCTGCATCTCTCCCCTTCTTTGAACAGTTAAAAATTGTCTTTAGCAACCGACCTTTTCTATTTGTGATTGGTATATATCTTTTTTCTTGGCTAGGTGTGCAGATTACAGCCAGCATTATTCCCTATTTTGTAGTCTATTATATGGGTCTTAAAGAATCAGATGTGCCCACACTGGTGATTGCAGTCCAAGGAACCGCCCTGCTGATGCTATTTGTCTGGGGGGCGCTGAGTAAAAAAATCGGAAAAAAAGTTGTTTATTTTCTGGGAATGAGTTTGTGGATCGTAGCAGCTGCCGGACTATTTTTCTTACAACCTGGTCAAATAGTTTTGATGTATGTGATGGCTGTCATGGCTGGTATTGGTGTATCCACAGCTTATCTAATTCCCTGGTCGATGATTCCAGATGTGATTGAATTAGATGAACTCCAAACTGGACAACGCAGAGAAGGCATTTTTTATGGGTTCATGGTTTTGCTGCAAAAATTTGGTTTGGCTTTCGGGCTATTTTTGGTGGGAAATGCTTTGCAAGTAGCCGGTTTTAAAGAATCTGTAGCCGGAAGACCACTACCGATGCAACCGGAATCGGCACTGTTTGCTATTCGCGTTGCTGTTGGCCCCATACCGACAGTGTGTTTGATTTTTGGCTTAATTTTGACGTATTTTTACCCAATTACCCGCGAGATGCACGCGGAAATTATGCTTAAACTCAAAGAACGGCAAGAGAAGAGGGAGAGTTAA